Proteins from one Chitinivorax sp. B genomic window:
- a CDS encoding PhoH family protein: MSAAKKSKGKTQQTKLFVLDTNVLMHDPTSLFRFEEHDIYLPMMTLEELDNNKKGMSEVARNARQASRFLDELVSGWHDAGIEDGIPLSSRDEHAATGHLFLQTQAINTELPLRLPVGKADNQILGVVMYLQQVFPKREVILVSKDINMRIKARALGFAAEDYFNDKVLEDTDLLYTGVMELPADFWDKHGKGMESWQENGRAYYRVNGPLCNAMLVNQFVYQEGGDKPFFAIVKQQTAKQAVLEVLKDYSHQKNNVWGITARNREQNFALNLLLNPDIDFITLLGQAGTGKTLLTLAASLAQTLEHKVFSEIIMTRVTVPVGEDIGFLPGTEEEKMAPWMGALEDNLDVLNQNDQEAGEWGRAATRDLIRSRIKVKSLNFMRGRTFINKFLIIDEAQNLTPKQMKTLITRAGPGTKVVCLGNIAQIDTPYLTEGSSGLTYVVDRFKGWGHSGHITLQRGERSRLADYAAEVL; encoded by the coding sequence ATGTCCGCAGCCAAGAAATCCAAGGGTAAAACCCAACAGACCAAACTGTTCGTGCTCGACACCAATGTGCTGATGCACGACCCAACCAGCTTGTTCCGTTTCGAAGAGCACGATATCTATCTACCCATGATGACGCTGGAGGAGCTCGACAACAATAAGAAAGGTATGTCAGAAGTAGCACGTAACGCACGGCAGGCCAGCCGGTTTCTGGATGAACTGGTGAGTGGCTGGCACGATGCTGGTATCGAGGATGGCATCCCGCTGTCCAGCCGTGACGAACATGCCGCCACAGGTCATTTGTTCCTGCAGACCCAGGCCATTAATACCGAACTGCCGTTACGCCTACCTGTCGGCAAGGCAGACAACCAGATTCTGGGCGTGGTGATGTATCTGCAGCAGGTATTCCCCAAACGGGAAGTCATCCTGGTGTCGAAAGACATCAACATGCGCATCAAAGCCCGCGCATTGGGCTTTGCGGCGGAGGACTACTTCAACGACAAGGTGCTGGAAGACACCGATCTACTGTACACCGGTGTGATGGAATTGCCTGCCGACTTCTGGGATAAACATGGCAAAGGCATGGAAAGCTGGCAGGAAAACGGCCGCGCCTACTATCGCGTCAACGGCCCTTTGTGCAATGCCATGCTGGTGAACCAATTTGTGTATCAAGAAGGCGGAGACAAGCCATTCTTCGCCATCGTCAAACAGCAGACTGCCAAGCAGGCTGTGCTGGAAGTGCTGAAGGACTACAGCCATCAGAAAAACAATGTATGGGGCATCACCGCCCGCAACCGCGAACAGAACTTTGCATTAAACCTGTTATTGAACCCGGACATTGACTTCATCACCTTACTGGGTCAGGCCGGTACAGGCAAAACGCTGCTGACGCTGGCCGCAAGCCTCGCCCAAACCCTCGAACACAAAGTCTTCAGCGAGATCATCATGACCCGTGTCACGGTACCCGTCGGTGAAGACATCGGCTTCCTGCCGGGTACGGAAGAAGAAAAAATGGCACCGTGGATGGGGGCGCTGGAAGACAATCTGGACGTACTGAACCAGAATGATCAGGAAGCGGGTGAATGGGGCCGTGCCGCCACACGTGATCTGATTCGCAGTCGCATCAAGGTCAAGTCACTGAACTTCATGCGCGGACGTACCTTCATCAACAAATTCCTGATCATCGATGAAGCGCAGAACCTGACTCCAAAGCAGATGAAGACGCTGATCACCCGTGCCGGCCCCGGTACCAAGGTGGTTTGTCTGGGCAACATCGCACAGATCGATACGCCATATCTGACCGAAGGCAGTTCGGGTCTGACTTATGTAGTCGATCGTTTCAAAGGCTGGGGCCACAGTGGCCACATCACCTTGCAACGTGGTGAACGCTCGCGGCTTGCGGATTACGCTGCGGAAGTCCTATAA
- a CDS encoding ParA family protein, protein MTILAIFNQKGGVGKTTTALNLAAAMAHNGMEPLLIDLDPQAHLTAICGVTVPSEESIYSFYKDNRPLTELVKPLPNGINLIPSHVELSKVDTLYRKTGGVIMRLRHALYDEMLAGAGVPILVDCCPFLGILSINAIAAADGMIIPIAAEYLAMKGATQLENTLEAMSRLADKRIPRRFVVTRFVPNRRLSAHIIAEMQERYGVELCKTRIHENSAITESAGYNQDIFSFSPKSKGAKDYGFLLDELVECGFIQSVKR, encoded by the coding sequence ATGACCATTCTGGCCATTTTCAACCAGAAAGGCGGCGTTGGAAAAACCACCACTGCCCTGAATCTTGCCGCCGCCATGGCCCACAACGGCATGGAACCCTTGCTGATTGATCTGGACCCCCAAGCCCACCTGACTGCCATCTGCGGCGTAACCGTGCCCTCAGAAGAAAGTATCTACTCCTTTTACAAGGACAACCGGCCATTAACCGAACTGGTCAAGCCACTGCCCAATGGAATCAACCTGATACCGTCTCATGTCGAGCTGTCAAAAGTGGATACGCTCTACCGCAAGACCGGTGGCGTAATCATGCGTTTACGACATGCACTTTACGATGAAATGCTGGCCGGGGCTGGGGTACCCATCCTGGTGGATTGCTGCCCATTTCTGGGCATTTTATCGATCAATGCCATTGCCGCTGCAGATGGCATGATTATCCCAATTGCGGCCGAGTACCTGGCCATGAAAGGGGCAACACAACTGGAAAACACACTGGAAGCCATGTCCAGGTTGGCAGACAAGCGCATTCCACGGCGCTTTGTCGTCACACGCTTTGTGCCCAATCGGCGTCTATCGGCCCACATCATTGCCGAAATGCAGGAACGCTATGGCGTTGAACTATGCAAGACGCGCATCCACGAGAATTCGGCCATCACCGAATCAGCTGGTTACAATCAGGACATCTTTTCGTTCTCGCCCAAAAGCAAAGGGGCCAAGGATTATGGCTTTCTTCTGGATGAATTGGTCGAATGCGGTTTCATCCAGTCGGTCAAACGCTGA
- a CDS encoding NAD(P)H-dependent oxidoreductase, with the protein MPFNIIIIQGHPDPSGTHFCHALAAAYREGALLAGHQVEVIDVARLDFPLLRTKADWDHGETPESLLHAQQLLLRSDLLVLFFPLWLGDMPALLKGFLEQILRPGTTLMLPGSHTHRPLAGKRARVVVTMGMPALFYRWYYGAHSIKNLKRNILAFVGVHPVADTLIGMVDTLSEPKQASWLQRMRDMGATAS; encoded by the coding sequence ATGCCGTTCAATATCATCATCATTCAGGGACACCCGGACCCATCCGGTACTCACTTTTGCCATGCGCTGGCGGCAGCGTATCGCGAAGGTGCACTGCTGGCTGGGCATCAGGTGGAGGTGATTGATGTGGCGCGACTGGATTTTCCGCTGCTGCGTACCAAGGCTGACTGGGATCATGGTGAAACCCCGGAGAGCTTGCTGCACGCACAGCAATTGTTGCTGCGCAGTGACCTGCTGGTGCTGTTCTTCCCACTATGGCTGGGGGATATGCCAGCCTTGCTGAAAGGTTTTCTGGAGCAAATATTGCGCCCTGGTACTACCCTGATGCTGCCGGGTAGCCATACTCATCGTCCATTGGCGGGTAAGCGGGCGCGTGTGGTGGTGACCATGGGTATGCCCGCGCTGTTTTATCGATGGTATTACGGCGCGCATAGTATCAAGAATCTCAAACGCAATATCTTGGCGTTTGTGGGAGTGCATCCGGTGGCGGATACATTGATCGGGATGGTGGACACGCTGAGTGAACCCAAGCAGGCAAGCTGGTTACAGCGCATGCGGGATATGGGGGCAACAGCCAGTTGA